The nucleotide sequence GTTGTGTTGTTGATGGCGAAGTGATCACAGAAGCTGCCAATTTTTTAGTCAACTGAATTCATAAAAAAAGTTTAACTTACGACATATTTTCACAATGCTTCCTTAGGACTCAAGAATCCTGAAGGCTCACCGATAAAACACTTGTCATATAATTAGCAAAGCACCAAAGGAGCCTTTTATGAGCGAAGAAGTCATTGTTTATGTAGATTCTGATCTTGAAGATCTGGTCCCGGAATTTCTTGAAAACCGGTATGAAGATATCGAGAAAATAAATGAGTGCCTTGATAACGAAGAGATAGCTGAAATCCAAATGCTCGGCCATAGCATGAAAGGATCCGGCGGCGGATATGGCTTCCATGAAATCACCAGACTTGGCGCAAGACTTGAACAGGCTGCAACGCGAGGCAACAAGGACGAAATAGTTGATATAAACAAAAAGCTGGCACAATATCTTAAAGTAGTCAAAGTCATTTATCAAGATTTGGATTACTAATTTCCGAAGTCGTCCATATTTTAATAAAGTAGCAGAACTCGCCAGAGTTTCTCGGCCTACCTCCGAAGTGTGGCCTACCCCGAAGTGTGGCCACTGCGGCTGCCCTCCAGATTCTTTTACCCCTGTTAATTTATTTCAATTCCTCTTTTTTTATTTCATCAAAAGTCAGACAATTACATTTAGAATTTATAAACCTTGTCGAAAATAATAGGGGCTAAACATGCGTCGCTTTGGATAGTTATCTTAAGTTCAAAAATTTTGGAGTTAAATTGATACGAAAGTTTAATTACATCTTTTTAACCGCCGTTTTGCTGGTTTCGACCTCAACAGCATTCTGTCAGGAAGGTTTGAGATTTAGTTTTTCAATAAAATCTACATTTTGGCAGGCCTGGTGGTTTTACGGATTGTGCTTCATTGCGTTTTGGGGTGGTCTCTATACAATAATTAAGCTAAGAACGAGAAGTCTGGAACGGCAAAGGCTCCGATTAGAAAAAACGATGAATGAACGAACGGCTGAGTTAGAGCAACAAAATCTAAAATTGCAGACGACACTCGAGCAGCAGGAGCAAGCTGAAAAAGCACTTCGCGAAAGCCAGGAACGATTTCACTGTCTCGCGGACGCCGGATTTGAGGGAATCGGCATTTATCACGAAGGAGAAATACTTGATGCCAATGAAAGGCTTGCAGAAATGTTTGGTTATAAAATCGACGACATTATTGGAAAAAATACTCTCGATTTTGTTGCAGGTGAATCCATGGATCTGGTTCTTGAGAAGAGGGGTGCAGAGACCGAGGAGCCATATGAGTATATGGCTCTAAGAAGGGACGGCACGGTTTTCCCTGTCGAAGTTCAAACCAAGGCAATAGCTTACGAAGGGCGGATGGTCAAAGTAGCCGCCATCCGGGATATCTCAGGGCGCAATGGAGCAGAACAAGAATTGAAGGCTCCTAATAATCTGCTGCTTGCTCGCGAGAAGGAGTTAAGCGCTGCCAATCAACAGTTGAGTGCGAGTATCCAGTCTCTACAAGCGCATGAAGAAACCCTAAAGGAAAGTGAGGAGAGCTTCCGAGCGCTGGTTGAAAACGCCCCGGAGGCATTGGTAGTATTGGACGTCGAGAAAGGCTCCTTTATGCAAGTGACCGAAAATGCCTGCCAGCTTTTCAAGATGACGAACGAAGCACTTCTAAAGGTCGACCCTGCTGAATTGAGTCCACCTACACAACCGGACGGTCGTCCATCGTCGGAGGCGGCAATGGAGGTGATTGGCCAGGCAATGAATGGGGAAAAACCCGTTTTCGAATGGATGCATCGAGACAGTGAGGGCAAGGATATTCCCTGTGAGGTACGCCTGGTGCTGCTACCATCGGCACACAGAAAACTAGTGCGTGGGAGTATTACAGACATTACCGCCCGCAAGGAAGCCGAAGAAAAACTAAAGGCTCTCAACCAGGAGTTAATCAACAATGAAACCCAGTTAAGTGCCGCTAATGAGCAATTGAGTGCAAGTATCCAGCAATTACAAGCTCAGGAAGGGATACTACGTGAGAGTGAAAGGAAATATAGAAGTTTATTTGATCAGATTGCGGATCCAATATTTATTTTTGACAAGAAATCTAAGCTCTTTCTTGATTGCAATGATGCAGTCTTAAGAATCTACGGGTATTCCAAGGATGAATTGATGAAGATGACCTCTATGAATCTTCATCCTCGGGAGAACCATGAATATGTAAAGGAAAATCTCGATAAAAAAAATCTTGATAAGACGAATCCCAACATCCACCTAACAAAAAGCGGTGAGAGAATCGATGTTGAAATTCTTTCTGATGAGATCGAATATCAGGGACGCCCTGCTTGGATTAGCATCGTTCGCAACGTAACCGAGCGCAAACGCGCAGAAGAAATACAGCGTCAGAACGAGAAGAGATTTCGCGATCTTTTCCAAAATTCTCCGGACGCCATATTCGTAGAAGATCTTGACGGCTTTGTTCTGGATGTGAACAAAGCTGCATGCAAACTTCACGGGCTATCTCAAGAAGAATTAATTGGCAAAAATATGCTGGATTTAGTACCTGAAAGCGACAGAGGGAAAGTAAAACAGAGCTGGCCGGATTTCGTGGCTGGAAAAATTACACATGTCGAGAGATATTGTGTAACCAGAGATGGGCAGAGAATTCCAGTGGAACTAAGAGCCACGCGCATGGACTACTTAAACAGGCCTATCATTCTGTTTCATGTCCGTGACATATCCTTCCGCAGAGAAGCAGAGGAATCATTAAAAAAACTTAATCAACAATTATTAAATCATCAAAAAGAGTTGAGCGCTGCCAATCAACAGCTAACTGCAAGTTTTGAACAATTGAAAGCAAATGAAATTGCTCTGATAGAAAGTGAGGAGCGAATCCGGTTGATTATCGATTCGGCTCAAGATGCCGTGATCACCATGGACGAAAAAAGTCTAATTACAGAATGGAATGCTCAGGCTGAAAAAATATTCGGGTGGTCACGTAAAGAAGTGATAAGAAAAAATCTGGCGGACAAAATACTGCCGGAACAATTTCGAGAAGCACATGCCAAGGGCTTAGAGCGCTATTTTGCCACCGGCGAGGGGTCTGTTTTGAGCCAGCGTCGTGAGATCCAGGCCTTGCATCGAGATGGCCATGAATTTCAAGTCGAACTGACAATTACGCCACTAAAAGTAGGGAACAGCACGATCTTCAGCGGTTTCATTCGCGATATTACCCAACAAAAGAAAGCAGAAAAGGAATTAAAGGCAGCAAAAGAAAGCGCTGAGTCTGCAAACCAAGAACTCAGGAACACAAACCAGCACCTGGAACAAGCGACTCTATTAGCAAAAGAAATGGCCATGCAAGCTGAAATGGCAAGCGGCGCTAAGAGTGAATTTTTAGCGAATATGAGTCATGAGATTCGAACGCCGCTAAATTCTATTATCGGTATGACAGAGTTAACCCTGGAGACCCAGTTAAACTCCGAACAACGAGGGTATTTAAATGTCGTACAGTCTTCGTCAGAGGGGCTTCTCAGTTTGATCAATGATATCCTGGATTTCTCTAAAATTGAAGCAGGACAAATGGAACTCGAGCATATTGAGCTTAATTTGCGAGAAGTTGTTGAAGGTGTCGCTGAAATGCTTGGAACCCGGGCGAACGCCAAAGGCGTTGAAATGCTCTGTTATATCGATGCGGAAATTCCTTCCTGGCTGGTTGGAGATCCGACCCGCTTGCGGCAAATTCTGATCAATTTGACCGGTAATTCCATCAAGTTTACGGAACAAGGGGACGTAGCAATCAAAGTAAAATTTCGCAAGCAAAACGACAATGCTGTCGAACTCCATTTTAAAGTTTCGGATACGGGGATTGGGATTTCGCCCGAAAACATTAAGAAGATATTTGAAAAATTCTCCCAGGAAGACACTTCAACCACCCG is from candidate division KSB1 bacterium and encodes:
- a CDS encoding PAS domain S-box protein, with protein sequence MIRKFNYIFLTAVLLVSTSTAFCQEGLRFSFSIKSTFWQAWWFYGLCFIAFWGGLYTIIKLRTRSLERQRLRLEKTMNERTAELEQQNLKLQTTLEQQEQAEKALRESQERFHCLADAGFEGIGIYHEGEILDANERLAEMFGYKIDDIIGKNTLDFVAGESMDLVLEKRGAETEEPYEYMALRRDGTVFPVEVQTKAIAYEGRMVKVAAIRDISGRNGAEQELKAPNNLLLAREKELSAANQQLSASIQSLQAHEETLKESEESFRALVENAPEALVVLDVEKGSFMQVTENACQLFKMTNEALLKVDPAELSPPTQPDGRPSSEAAMEVIGQAMNGEKPVFEWMHRDSEGKDIPCEVRLVLLPSAHRKLVRGSITDITARKEAEEKLKALNQELINNETQLSAANEQLSASIQQLQAQEGILRESERKYRSLFDQIADPIFIFDKKSKLFLDCNDAVLRIYGYSKDELMKMTSMNLHPRENHEYVKENLDKKNLDKTNPNIHLTKSGERIDVEILSDEIEYQGRPAWISIVRNVTERKRAEEIQRQNEKRFRDLFQNSPDAIFVEDLDGFVLDVNKAACKLHGLSQEELIGKNMLDLVPESDRGKVKQSWPDFVAGKITHVERYCVTRDGQRIPVELRATRMDYLNRPIILFHVRDISFRREAEESLKKLNQQLLNHQKELSAANQQLTASFEQLKANEIALIESEERIRLIIDSAQDAVITMDEKSLITEWNAQAEKIFGWSRKEVIRKNLADKILPEQFREAHAKGLERYFATGEGSVLSQRREIQALHRDGHEFQVELTITPLKVGNSTIFSGFIRDITQQKKAEKELKAAKESAESANQELRNTNQHLEQATLLAKEMAMQAEMASGAKSEFLANMSHEIRTPLNSIIGMTELTLETQLNSEQRGYLNVVQSSSEGLLSLINDILDFSKIEAGQMELEHIELNLREVVEGVAEMLGTRANAKGVEMLCYIDAEIPSWLVGDPTRLRQILINLTGNSIKFTEQGDVAIKVKFRKQNDNAVELHFKVSDTGIGISPENIKKIFEKFSQEDTSTTRKFGGTGLGLNISKSLVEMMGGELWVESQEGKGSEFQFKIRLPIGQRTDDDFQQSYPDFKTTHVIVVDDNETNRFILRKMLENWEFQVTEAQSGSQALSILKNSKNPISLALLDQKMPEMDGLELAQKIREDEAFKDMKLIMLSSLVSYDRELIKKMGIAASILKPIRQKTLFNALLKVLTERRHDDSADQHNKISEQIEKTISGNILLVEDNPSNQKLAKKILVKRGYHVDIAENGRLAVEAFTRFRHDLILMDIYMPEMDGFEATHEIRTRESEYMEARIPIIALTAHAIEGYREKCFENNMDDFVTKPINKKILFETIEKWLDSRPTVLVVDDSIDNRNLVIHHLRKTGDYQLVTAKNGQEAVDIFRRRPVSLVLMDMEMPVMDGRTATRRIRAFKNGTDVPIIALTAHNDKKHLDQAFDAGCTSYLGKPLRKAKLLECLDKYLHRHQVESDSPVLVE
- a CDS encoding Hpt domain-containing protein; the encoded protein is MSEEVIVYVDSDLEDLVPEFLENRYEDIEKINECLDNEEIAEIQMLGHSMKGSGGGYGFHEITRLGARLEQAATRGNKDEIVDINKKLAQYLKVVKVIYQDLDY